A genomic region of Notamacropus eugenii isolate mMacEug1 chromosome 3, mMacEug1.pri_v2, whole genome shotgun sequence contains the following coding sequences:
- the NFYB gene encoding nuclear transcription factor Y subunit beta isoform X1: MSSFMPVLKMDGDSSTTDASQLGISDYIGSSHYVIQPHDDTEDSMNDHEDTNGSKESFREQDIYLPIANVARIMKNAIPQTGKIAKDAKECVQECVSEFISFITSEASERCHQEKRKTINGEDILFAMSTLGFDSYVEPLKLYLQKFREAMKGEKGIGGAVTTTDGLSEELTEEAFTNQLPAGLITTDGQQQNVMVYTTSYQQISGVQQIQFS, encoded by the exons ATGAGCTCATTTATGCCTGTATTAAAG ATGGATGGAGATAGTTCGACCACAGATGCATCGCAATTAGGAATTTCAGACTACATTGGTAGCAGCCACTATGTGATACAGCCTCATGATG ATACAGAAGACAGCATGAATGATCATGAAGACACAAATGGTTCCAAAGAGAGCTTTCGAGAACAAGACATCTATCTTCCCATCGCCAACGTTGCCAGGATAATGAAAAACGCCATACCTCAGACGGGGAAG ATTGCTAAGGATGCTAAGGAGTGCGTACAAGAGTGTGTGAGTGAATTCATCAGCTTTATCACATCTGAAGCCAGTGAAAGGTGTCACCAGGAAAAGCGGAAGACCATCAATGGAGAAGACATTCTGTTTGCAATGTCAACTTTGGGTTTTGACAGTTATGTGGAACCTTTGAAGCTTTACCTTCAGAAATTCAGAGAG gcaatgaaaggagagaaagggatcgGCGGAGCAGTCACAACCACAGATGGACTGAGTGAGGAGCTCACCGAGGAAGCTTTTA CTAATCAGTTACCAGCCGGCTTAATCACCACAGATGGTCAGCAACAAAATGTTATGGTTTATACAACGTCATATCAACAG ATTTCTGGTGTTCAACAGATTCAATTCTcatga
- the NFYB gene encoding nuclear transcription factor Y subunit beta isoform X3, which produces MNDHEDTNGSKESFREQDIYLPIANVARIMKNAIPQTGKIAKDAKECVQECVSEFISFITSEASERCHQEKRKTINGEDILFAMSTLGFDSYVEPLKLYLQKFREAMKGEKGIGGAVTTTDGLSEELTEEAFTNQLPAGLITTDGQQQNVMVYTTSYQQISGVQQIQFS; this is translated from the exons ATGAATGATCATGAAGACACAAATGGTTCCAAAGAGAGCTTTCGAGAACAAGACATCTATCTTCCCATCGCCAACGTTGCCAGGATAATGAAAAACGCCATACCTCAGACGGGGAAG ATTGCTAAGGATGCTAAGGAGTGCGTACAAGAGTGTGTGAGTGAATTCATCAGCTTTATCACATCTGAAGCCAGTGAAAGGTGTCACCAGGAAAAGCGGAAGACCATCAATGGAGAAGACATTCTGTTTGCAATGTCAACTTTGGGTTTTGACAGTTATGTGGAACCTTTGAAGCTTTACCTTCAGAAATTCAGAGAG gcaatgaaaggagagaaagggatcgGCGGAGCAGTCACAACCACAGATGGACTGAGTGAGGAGCTCACCGAGGAAGCTTTTA CTAATCAGTTACCAGCCGGCTTAATCACCACAGATGGTCAGCAACAAAATGTTATGGTTTATACAACGTCATATCAACAG ATTTCTGGTGTTCAACAGATTCAATTCTcatga
- the NFYB gene encoding nuclear transcription factor Y subunit beta isoform X2, which translates to MDGDSSTTDASQLGISDYIGSSHYVIQPHDDTEDSMNDHEDTNGSKESFREQDIYLPIANVARIMKNAIPQTGKIAKDAKECVQECVSEFISFITSEASERCHQEKRKTINGEDILFAMSTLGFDSYVEPLKLYLQKFREAMKGEKGIGGAVTTTDGLSEELTEEAFTNQLPAGLITTDGQQQNVMVYTTSYQQISGVQQIQFS; encoded by the exons ATGGATGGAGATAGTTCGACCACAGATGCATCGCAATTAGGAATTTCAGACTACATTGGTAGCAGCCACTATGTGATACAGCCTCATGATG ATACAGAAGACAGCATGAATGATCATGAAGACACAAATGGTTCCAAAGAGAGCTTTCGAGAACAAGACATCTATCTTCCCATCGCCAACGTTGCCAGGATAATGAAAAACGCCATACCTCAGACGGGGAAG ATTGCTAAGGATGCTAAGGAGTGCGTACAAGAGTGTGTGAGTGAATTCATCAGCTTTATCACATCTGAAGCCAGTGAAAGGTGTCACCAGGAAAAGCGGAAGACCATCAATGGAGAAGACATTCTGTTTGCAATGTCAACTTTGGGTTTTGACAGTTATGTGGAACCTTTGAAGCTTTACCTTCAGAAATTCAGAGAG gcaatgaaaggagagaaagggatcgGCGGAGCAGTCACAACCACAGATGGACTGAGTGAGGAGCTCACCGAGGAAGCTTTTA CTAATCAGTTACCAGCCGGCTTAATCACCACAGATGGTCAGCAACAAAATGTTATGGTTTATACAACGTCATATCAACAG ATTTCTGGTGTTCAACAGATTCAATTCTcatga